The window ggTCTTTGGTGAAACCAGAAGTGTCATTGTGcagactggactttcagagcagccttcaaagatgttttgtccttactgggagcagaagatgttacaatgaaatctttcatttaTGAGACAGcacctgagtgagtgagtacatctgagattttggtggaaagtgggatttcattgcactgtggggatgaaaccgtaccctatccagtcatttctgctggtgggtgagacCACTCCTCAAGATTAGTTGGAGTAGATTTAGGATAGAGAGAAGgaagaactgcttttcccagagaatAGTGAATCTACGTAATTCTCTGCCCagggaagcagtagaggcagcttaaTTAAGTGTATTCAGGACGCAGttagatgggtttttgcatggtaaaggtattaagggtagttgggacaatgcaggGAGGAGACGCTGAGACAATGgagagatcagtcatgatctaaatgaatggcaaagcagactcgatgggccaaatgacctactcctgcttctattactatgaaactctaaccctgcatttcccatggctaacccacctaacctgcacatctctggacactatgggcaatttagcatggacaatccgaatcaaggccagtgagcaataCAGTGATGTGAAAAATGAACATCCAAGAACGACAGAAAGACATGGAGAGTAAatgtaccagcaatcaaaactggattctaaagatcataaaaattgaaactaaaaatggtatgtctgaatgtgtgctgcattggaGCAAAAGCgaatgaattgactgcacacattgaagtgaataattaaaatatgggactccttacagagatatggctcCAGGATGATAAGGATTGGATCCTCAATATTGAGGAGGTGATCAAATGGAAAGCAAGATAAAGGTAGAGGGTTAGCACAGGTAATCAAAGCACCGATCACAGGGGAATCTGGTGTCAGCTCTGATTTCGGGTCCTGATTTCTCACCCCTTCTGGATTTCTGCTGATGCTTTGACCCCCTTATTTTTTTACACCTTCCGGAACAATAAGTCAATCCAGACCCACAATCTCCCAACCTGTTAACCGTCCAGACACCGAGTGTAGTCATAGCAGGGAATAAAACAAGAAATGTGAACCAAAATTAGGTGCTTGTGCTTAATATTGTTCAataggaagtaaaccagaaatagtATTCTCCCAGGATTTCTACAGTGCCTTATTTGAGGAATTCTCTCACCGTTACATCGAGCTATTAATACCCactatgatttacaacaatatttataccaacagaaaaaaaaagtatcTGTTGTCAAATtgacatagagatatacagcatggaaacagactttttctctctctcatgcacacacatgcacaagtcCATGGGGGTGAATTTGTGTTTGCCGAATGATATTTATTCTATTTTCCTcagaaaatgcacaatctgcaggcagttaatacatgtaatattttgtaaattccacattggaaatagaaccagtctgactctagactgggatacagacagattctgacctcacacctttaatgcattgtttgaGCTGACGTGTCTCCTTTTGTTATAAAGCCTTAGTTATCCTGAGAAGGTGCCTtacaggaagttctgggatttacatattaatgatatcTGCAATCCAttgtaaaagatgaaagacttaacaatccaggtttgttcagtaTATCATTTCAATGGCAGGACACTGTAATGCTTTTCCagaaattctgtgtcttgtgatcttacactccacaaccacctgatgaaggagcaactctccaaatgctagtgcttccagataaacccattggacgagaacctggtgttgtgatttttaactttgtccaggtaAGGTGTGATTGGACAGGTcaaattacccatcgtgcccagggatgtgcaggttggggtggattggcggtgctaaattacccacagtgcccagggatgtgcaggttagatgtattagtcaaggggtaaatgtagaccaataggagtaggggaatgggtgtggtgagGTTGCCATtcggaggttggtgtggacttgttagaacAGTGAGGGTTCTGTGAAGAGAAGGGATTTTTGTTAACTGTTcaggaagtgggggggggaagcGGTGGGTGGAGTGCGGGGGAGGAAATTtgttcacttgtagcaactggagtgaacccagggagggagcagactctgcaaactcAGAAATGTGTCTTAATTACCCGGGTAAGGAAGGTTGGAAGGATAGGGTGTTGCTGTTTTCCCTAGTGCGTTAGAATGTGAGGGGTCACCTGATAGACttatttaaaatcatgaggggcatggattgggtaaatagacgaggtattttccttgggatggtgagtccagaacttgagggtaATAGATTTAATTTGAGGGCGGGGGGGAGACtgcaaagagacctaaggggcaacatttttacgcaGAAAAtggtggatgtatggaatgagctgccaaaggaagtggtgaaggctggtacaatgacaacatttaaaagtcatcagcATGAgtgtatgaaaaggaagggttcaaagggatatgggcaaaacgctggcaaatgggacgagattaattttgaATATCTGGTTGGGCACAGAAGAAtttgactgaagtgtctgtttctgtgctgtacatctcgatgactctggcTTTCCACAAATGTTTGTCATGTCTGTAtgttcagtttctctctggtGGTGGTGTCAATGTCTTGATGGCTCATTTTGCTTTCCCCCCAACTTCCTGGGAATGTTAACCATTTTGTCTGGTTGTTCTTCAAGAacctgcattgcaggttcaccctgaattgatgtttgtttgcttcccaaaatcagacctgctcagtcTCAGCaatatcccagtgttgtgaaagatattaaattTCAGGTGGAGTTATCCAAAATTCAGTCTTGAcgtttttgcttttctgcccctataagatcctgaatcaacACATTCAGGAGaatgagttagagagagagatatagtgctttcagttttgtggaataacaacACAAacaaattgcttgttctgaatttttaTTCTGGACTGACAGTAATGAGTTTTGTAATCTttttttccagagtatttgaagatctgaagacggaagtttcaaaatcaacagatgaaggccttatgcccaaaatgttgactctcctgctcctcagatgctgcctgacctgctgtgcttttccagcatcgcacttttcaatactgactctccagcatctgcagtcctcactttgacgtcaatgtctgacagtcactcaatccatcgggatcacaacaattttcaactatgattctgtgagaaagagcaaagctttttggttcctgtttcagtccattttcagcatcagtggaactggatgagagaccctactgttggagtgcactgagtgtggagcctgaaacagttataaGGCCTGGGAAGAGGAGTTCACGGAGCGGAGGAGCTCTACACGTATTGTGTGCggctgaagcttcggccatggagaaacccaaggaatcctgccccatggagaaaccgtggaagtgtggtgactgtgggaaagacttccgtttcccatcTGCTCTGGAGATTCATCGTCGCAGTCACACCGGAGAGAGGCCGTTCCCCTgcacagagtgtgggaaggccttcagcaattcctccgaccTGGTGAGGCAACggcgggtccacaccagggagaggcccttcagctgccccaagtgtgggaaggccttcagcaattgcTCTGACCTGTTGaggcaccggcgggtccacacagtGGAGCGGCCCTTCAGGTGCTCTGcatgtgggaagggctttacccaggcctccacccTGTTGGCCCACCGGCAGGTCCccactggggagaggctgttcctCTGCACCGAGTGCGGGAAAGGCTTCAGCAATTCCTTcgacctgctgacccaccagcgggtccacgtgggggagaggccattcccctgcacagagtgcaggaaggccttcaacaGTTCCTCCGACAGGctgaagcaccagcgggtccacactggggagaggcccttcagctgcccagagtgtgagaagggctttacccaggcctctgacctgctgagacaccagcgggtccacacaggggagaggccgttcacctgctatCAGTGCGGGAAGAGTTTTAACCGCTCATCCCACCTGCAGAGACACCAGAGAGTTCACATGCCATCGCAGGGGATTTAAAGCAGCGACAGCTGAGTGCCTttatcgactggactatcaacccagttccgggagctgccaaggcagatggtggaattggaattcgattagaaatctggagttcagaatctaacaACGAAACAattgtcagggaggggaggggaaacccccatctgattcactctcaacctttttagggaaggaaactgctgatgTGTGAACGGATTCACTCACTCGTCCCAGTGCATCCTTTACCCGGGCTGGCCTAcacgtgattccagacccacagcagtctggttgactaTTCTGCACTCCTTCTCTTCCTCCCCATGGACTTGTATAtatgtgcatgcatgagagagtagtgagtgcatgtgtgtatgatgGAGTATGAGCCACTGAACAGCATCTTCATAGAGAATACTGTGCAcgtcaggtgaggtgccagaagacaggaggttggctaacgtggtgccactgtttaagaagggtggtaaggacaagccagggaactatagaccagtgagcctgacgtcagtggtggcacattgttggagggaatcctgagggagaggatgtacatgtatttggaaaggcaaggactgattacggatagtcaacatggctgtgtgtgtgggaaatcatgtctcacaaacttgactgagttttttgaggaagtaacaaagaggattcaggaaggcagagcagtaatgtgatctatatggacatcagtaaggcgtttgacaaggtaccccatgggagactgatgagcaaggttagatctcgaggaatacagagagaactagccatttggatacagaactggctcaaagatagaagacagagggtagtggtggagggttgtttttcagactggaggcctgtgaccagtggagtgccacaaggatcggtgctgggtccactactttttgtcatttacataaatgatttagatgcgagcataagaggtacaattagagggagaggctgaacaggctggggctgttttctctagagtgtcagagactgaggggtgaccttataaaggtttacaaaattatgaggggcatggacaagataaatagacaaagttttttcccttgggttggggagtccagaactagagggcataggtttagggtgagaggagaaggatataaaagagacctaaggggcaatgttttcacacagagcgtggtacgtgtatgcaatgagctgccagaagaagtggtagaggctggtatgaatgcaacatttaagaggcatttgaatgggtatatgaataggaaaggtttggagcgaTGTGGGCCAGGTGTTGAGGGGcgggactagattcggttgggatatctggtcggaccgaagggtctgtttccatgctgtacacttcTGACTCTCTGCTTGTTCAGCAAAAGCCGCGCATGCTCTGTCTGCAGAAACAGTGCAAACCCTTCTTCAAATGGACCAATGAGAAGCCAGACAAGGAGCCtagtcctcctgccaatcacagCTCCCCAACTGTCTGAATGCAGACGATGGACCATCAGGTTTTGATGCTGCTGCTCCTCTCCAAATGAAGATCGAGCTTCACCTCAGACTGCAACTTCTTTCCTCTATCCGTCATCTGTGAGTACGGCACTGTCTTTACCATTAGTaataaaatctaaaataaatctaatcactccgaaagctagggcTTCCAAACAAACCATGTTATGACAGCAGCGGGAGATGTGGACTATATTCACTAAAAACAGTTAAGCAGTTAGATAACACGTTCGAGTGGGAAGTGTGtataacatgatctcccaactcctatactcaatgctatgagcaatgaaggaaagcaaaccaaacaccgccttcactaaaCTGTCCACCTGAGActccagcactccaaggtctctttattctgcAATACTCCCCTTAACtatgtcagtcctgcctggattgcttgaccaaaatgcaaacctctgatttctctaaattaaactccaactgacaCTCCTCGGCTCTTCAGCTGATCCCATAAATTCTAATTTATAGTGaactctttcctctcttattccctggaagctgaaaatctccatcccacactcactccctccattttcaCTTTGCTTATAGCGGAAGAATGTaactgagaaacttatcagccatgattgaatggaatgagcagacctggtggcctaatttctgctcctatgtcttgtggtctctt of the Chiloscyllium punctatum isolate Juve2018m chromosome 36, sChiPun1.3, whole genome shotgun sequence genome contains:
- the LOC140460401 gene encoding uncharacterized protein, translating into MEKPKESCPMEKPWKCGDCGKDFRFPSALEIHRRSHTGERPFPCTECGKAFSNSSDLVRQRRVHTRERPFSCPKCGKAFSNCSDLLRHRRVHTVERPFRCSACGKGFTQASTLLAHRQVPTGERLFLCTECGKGFSNSFDLLTHQRVHVGERPFPCTECRKAFNSSSDRLKHQRVHTGERPFSCPECEKGFTQASDLLRHQRVHTGERPFTCYQCGKSFNRSSHLQRHQRVHMPSQGI